One genomic segment of Fervidobacterium pennivorans includes these proteins:
- a CDS encoding S41 family peptidase — MRSIFKGILSYVFLAIVVIASSMILSSASDKELLNYISPLYETLYRINYNYYDIKNVNFNKLIDSAIDGMIKGLGDDFSYYYPPSQMTEQQIEMEGQYGGLGIEVTYDSENKAVKVVSPMYGTPAWRAGLQPGDLIIGIDDQPVSEMEYMEAVNKMRGKPGTSVKLTIKRGNEIIEVTIVREIIQIIPVKSGITEYKNKKIGYVLLTKFNEPVPNELQKALRKLYDNQIDALILDLRNNPGGLLDVAIHVANQFLDPGNVIVSVKDRDGKITERYISQGNNYPKVPMAVLINNGSASASEIVAAALKENKRAVLIGQKTFGKGSVQRGFPLSNGGTVFLTIAHYLTPSGKDIHKVGIEPNIKVEETQGSTNTSRKLDAKTYTLTEIEVDQNDPVVKVALDYLVNQAK; from the coding sequence ATGAGAAGCATTTTTAAGGGAATTCTTTCATACGTCTTTTTGGCTATCGTAGTTATTGCATCAAGTATGATTCTATCTAGTGCCTCTGACAAAGAGTTACTCAATTACATTTCGCCACTCTACGAAACGCTTTATAGAATTAATTACAACTACTACGACATCAAAAACGTTAATTTCAACAAACTCATAGATTCTGCCATAGATGGTATGATTAAAGGGCTTGGGGACGATTTCAGTTACTATTACCCACCGTCACAGATGACTGAACAACAGATAGAAATGGAAGGGCAATATGGTGGACTTGGTATCGAAGTAACCTACGACAGTGAAAATAAAGCTGTTAAAGTAGTAAGTCCAATGTACGGAACACCGGCATGGCGCGCTGGGTTGCAACCTGGAGACCTTATTATCGGTATCGATGACCAACCGGTAAGTGAAATGGAATACATGGAAGCGGTTAACAAGATGAGAGGAAAACCTGGAACTTCCGTAAAATTAACAATAAAGCGAGGAAATGAGATTATTGAGGTTACTATAGTTCGAGAAATTATCCAGATAATTCCTGTTAAGTCAGGGATAACGGAGTATAAAAACAAAAAGATAGGTTATGTTCTTTTGACTAAGTTCAACGAGCCTGTCCCAAATGAACTACAAAAAGCTCTCAGAAAACTGTATGACAACCAAATAGACGCTCTTATTCTTGATTTGCGCAATAACCCTGGTGGATTGCTTGACGTTGCTATTCATGTGGCGAATCAATTCTTAGACCCAGGTAATGTTATCGTCTCTGTGAAGGATAGAGATGGAAAAATTACTGAGCGCTATATTAGTCAGGGCAACAATTATCCAAAAGTTCCTATGGCAGTGCTCATAAACAATGGCTCTGCATCTGCTTCGGAAATCGTTGCTGCTGCGCTGAAAGAAAATAAAAGGGCGGTACTCATAGGTCAGAAGACTTTTGGAAAAGGTTCTGTTCAAAGAGGATTCCCACTTAGCAACGGCGGAACTGTCTTTTTGACAATCGCACATTACTTAACACCATCTGGAAAAGATATACACAAAGTAGGAATTGAGCCAAACATCAAAGTGGAGGAAACACAAGGCTCAACAAACACTTCTAGGAAGCTTGATGCCAAAACATACACGTTAACTGAGATAGAAGTTGACCAAAATGACCCGGTTGTAAAAGTTGCCCTCGACTACCTTGTAAATCAGGCAAAGTAA